One segment of Dama dama isolate Ldn47 chromosome 15, ASM3311817v1, whole genome shotgun sequence DNA contains the following:
- the PDCD4 gene encoding programmed cell death protein 4 isoform X1, with product MDVENERILNVNPTDPDNLSDSLFSGDEETAGTEEIKNEINGNWISASSINEARINARAKRRLRKNSSRDSGRGDSVSDNGSEGLRCGVTAPTSPKGRLLDRRSRSGKGRGLPKKGGAGGKGVWGTPGQVYDVEEVDVKDPNYDDDQENCVYETVVLPLDEMAFEKTLTPIIQEYFEHGDTNEVAEMLRDLNLGEMKSGVPVLAVSLALEGKASHREMTSKLLSDLCGTVMSTNDVEKSFDKLLKDLPELALDTPRAPQLVGQFIARAVGDGILCNTYIDSYKGTVDCVQARAALDKATVLLSMSKGGKRKDSVWGSGGGQQSVNHLVKEIDMLLKEYLLSGDMSEAEHCLKELEVPHFHHELVYEAIVMVLESTGESTFKMILDLLKSLWKSSTITLDQMKRGYERIYNEIPDINLDVPHSYSVLERFVEDCFQAGIISKQLRDLCPSRGRKRFVSEGDGGRLKPESY from the exons ATGGATGTAGAAAATGAGCGGATACTGAATGTAAACCCTACAG atccaGATAATTTAAGTGACTCTCTCTTTTCTGGTGATGAAGAAACTGCTGGGACTGAGGAAATAAAGAATGAGATAAATGGAAATTGGATTTCGGCATCTTCCATTAATGAAGCTAGGATTAATGCCAGGGCGAAAAGGCGGCTGCGGAAAAACTCATCCCGGGACTCCGGCAGAGGCGATTCCGTCAGTGATAATGGAAGTGAAGGCCTTAGATGTGGAGTAACTGCACCAACCAGTCCAAAGGGAAGGTTGCTGGATAGGCGATCCAGATCTGGGAAAGGACGGGGATTACCAAAGAAAG GTGGTGCCGGAGGCAAAGGTGTCTGGGGCACACCTGGACAAGTATATGATGTGGAGGAGGTAGATGTGAAAGATCCTAACTATGATGATGACCAG GAGAACTGTGTTTATGAAACTGTAGTTTTGCCTTTGGATGAAAtggcatttgaaaagactctgacacCAATTATACAGGAATATTTTGAGCATGGAGATACTAATGAAGTTGCG gaaATGCTAAGAGATTTAAATCTTGGAGAAATGAAAAGTGGAGTACCAGTGTTGGCAGTGTCCTTAGCGTTGGAGGGAAAAGCCAGTCACAGAGAAATGACATCTAAGCTTCTTTCTGATCTTTGTGGGACAGTAATGAGCACAAATGATGtagaaaaatcatttgataaatTGTTGAAAGACCTACCTGAATTAGCACTGGATACTCCTAGAGCACCGCAG ttGGTGGGCCAGTTTATTGCTAGAGCTGTTGGAGATGGAATATTATGTAATACCTATATTGATAGTTACAAAGGAACTGTAGATTGTGTACAAGCTAg aGCTGCTCTGGACAAGGCTACTGTGCTCCTGAGTATGTCTAAAGGTGGAAAGCGCAAAGACAGTGTTTGGGGCTCTGGAGGTGGGCAGCAGTCTGTTAACCACCTGGTTAAAGAG ATTGATATGCTGCTGAAAGAGTATTTACTCTCTGGAGACATGTCTGAAGCTGAACATTGCCTTAAGGAACTGGAAGTACCTCATTTTCACCATGAGCTTGTATATGAA GCCATTGTAATGGTTTTAGAGTCAACTGGAGAAAGTACATTTAAGATGATTTTGGATTTATTAAAATCTCTTTGGAAATCTTCCACCATTACTCTAGACCAAATGAAAAGA GGTTATGAGAGAATTTACAATGAAATTCCGGACATTAATCTGGATGTCCCACATTCATACTCTGTGCTTGAGCGATTTGTAGAAGATTGTTTTCAGGCTGGAATAATTTCCAAACAACTCCGAGATCTTTGTCCTTCAAG gggtaGAAAACGTTTTGTAAGTGAAGGAGATGGAGGTCGTCTTAAACCAGAGAGCTACTGA
- the BBIP1 gene encoding BBSome-interacting protein 1, which translates to MAEMKSMFREVLPKQGQLYVEDIPTMVLCKPVLLPLRFMTVPKLEKIQQAAQDTIRQQEMTEKEQQKITH; encoded by the exons atggcagaaatgaagtcCATGTTCCGGGAAGTTCTTCCAAAACAAG GGCAGTTGTATGTAGAAGATATACCCACAATGGTGCTATGTAAACCCGTACTTTTACCATTAAGATTTATGACTGTGCCAAAACTGGAGAAAATACAGCAAGCAGCACAGGATACAATTCGCCAACAGGAAATGACAGAAAAGGAACAACAGAAAATAACTCACTGA
- the PDCD4 gene encoding programmed cell death protein 4 isoform X2 — translation MDVENERILNVNPTDPDNLSDSLFSGDEETAGTEEIKNEINGNWISASSINEARINARAKRRLRKNSSRDSGRGDSVSDNGSEGLRCGVTAPTSPKGRLLDRRSRSGKGRGLPKKGGAGGKGVWGTPGQVYDVEEVDVKDPNYDDDQENCVYETVVLPLDEMAFEKTLTPIIQEYFEHGDTNEVALVGQFIARAVGDGILCNTYIDSYKGTVDCVQARAALDKATVLLSMSKGGKRKDSVWGSGGGQQSVNHLVKEIDMLLKEYLLSGDMSEAEHCLKELEVPHFHHELVYEAIVMVLESTGESTFKMILDLLKSLWKSSTITLDQMKRGYERIYNEIPDINLDVPHSYSVLERFVEDCFQAGIISKQLRDLCPSRGRKRFVSEGDGGRLKPESY, via the exons ATGGATGTAGAAAATGAGCGGATACTGAATGTAAACCCTACAG atccaGATAATTTAAGTGACTCTCTCTTTTCTGGTGATGAAGAAACTGCTGGGACTGAGGAAATAAAGAATGAGATAAATGGAAATTGGATTTCGGCATCTTCCATTAATGAAGCTAGGATTAATGCCAGGGCGAAAAGGCGGCTGCGGAAAAACTCATCCCGGGACTCCGGCAGAGGCGATTCCGTCAGTGATAATGGAAGTGAAGGCCTTAGATGTGGAGTAACTGCACCAACCAGTCCAAAGGGAAGGTTGCTGGATAGGCGATCCAGATCTGGGAAAGGACGGGGATTACCAAAGAAAG GTGGTGCCGGAGGCAAAGGTGTCTGGGGCACACCTGGACAAGTATATGATGTGGAGGAGGTAGATGTGAAAGATCCTAACTATGATGATGACCAG GAGAACTGTGTTTATGAAACTGTAGTTTTGCCTTTGGATGAAAtggcatttgaaaagactctgacacCAATTATACAGGAATATTTTGAGCATGGAGATACTAATGAAGTTGCG ttGGTGGGCCAGTTTATTGCTAGAGCTGTTGGAGATGGAATATTATGTAATACCTATATTGATAGTTACAAAGGAACTGTAGATTGTGTACAAGCTAg aGCTGCTCTGGACAAGGCTACTGTGCTCCTGAGTATGTCTAAAGGTGGAAAGCGCAAAGACAGTGTTTGGGGCTCTGGAGGTGGGCAGCAGTCTGTTAACCACCTGGTTAAAGAG ATTGATATGCTGCTGAAAGAGTATTTACTCTCTGGAGACATGTCTGAAGCTGAACATTGCCTTAAGGAACTGGAAGTACCTCATTTTCACCATGAGCTTGTATATGAA GCCATTGTAATGGTTTTAGAGTCAACTGGAGAAAGTACATTTAAGATGATTTTGGATTTATTAAAATCTCTTTGGAAATCTTCCACCATTACTCTAGACCAAATGAAAAGA GGTTATGAGAGAATTTACAATGAAATTCCGGACATTAATCTGGATGTCCCACATTCATACTCTGTGCTTGAGCGATTTGTAGAAGATTGTTTTCAGGCTGGAATAATTTCCAAACAACTCCGAGATCTTTGTCCTTCAAG gggtaGAAAACGTTTTGTAAGTGAAGGAGATGGAGGTCGTCTTAAACCAGAGAGCTACTGA